A single window of Narcine bancroftii isolate sNarBan1 chromosome 13, sNarBan1.hap1, whole genome shotgun sequence DNA harbors:
- the LOC138748597 gene encoding uncharacterized protein isoform X2 has product MEAASAPMHIPDHLETLPEEWNPGATSPHVHPRAETARFHCTGIGGMQERHRSTIGQVRNGQEPYLPVGLPVQAPPTLNPGPIRKRPLQARVEGSPRHAPDRHVFAEFQTTPESGKADTATVTPPAAVSPVPRRPDATTGIPPKPAANVPKPETQPTAPSTQVTPPADTSPTEALPAAPNTPGPPLLHLRDQRLRLSHVLRPDRLEFDPRNPGAGTHFSRWQRCFLNYMEGLRHQIKSY; this is encoded by the coding sequence atggaagctgcttctgctccaatgcacattcccgaccacctggagactcttcctgaggaatggaatccagggGCGACTAGCCCACACGTGCATCCGAGGGCAGAGACAGCGAGGTTCCACTGTACTGGAATTGGTGGAATGCAGGAAAgacacagaagtacgatagggcaggtaagaaacggcCAAGAGCCCTACCTGCCCGTGGGTTTGCCAGTACAGGCAccgccgaccctaaaccccggtccgatcagaaagaggccactacaagcgcgggtggaaggatctccacgtcATGCTCCCGATCGTCACGTATTCGCAGAATTCCAGACCACTCCAGagtcagggaaagcagacaccgctaccgtcactcccccagcagcagtttccccagtaccacggagacctgacgctaccactgggatcccccctaaacccgctgcaaatgtcccaaagccagagactcagccaacagccccaagcacccaggttactcctccagcagacacaagccccacagaggctctaccagcagctcccaataCCCcaggtccacccttgctacacctaagggaccagagactgcggcttagccatgtgctgcgaccagacaggctggagttcgaccccagaaatcccggagccggcacgcacttcagccgctggcagagatgctttctgaattacatggaggggctgaggcatcagataaagagctattaa
- the LOC138748597 gene encoding uncharacterized protein isoform X1 encodes MIATRMEAASAPMHIPDHLETLPEEWNPGATSPHVHPRAETARFHCTGIGGMQERHRSTIGQVRNGQEPYLPVGLPVQAPPTLNPGPIRKRPLQARVEGSPRHAPDRHVFAEFQTTPESGKADTATVTPPAAVSPVPRRPDATTGIPPKPAANVPKPETQPTAPSTQVTPPADTSPTEALPAAPNTPGPPLLHLRDQRLRLSHVLRPDRLEFDPRNPGAGTHFSRWQRCFLNYMEGLRHQIKSY; translated from the coding sequence atgatagctactaggatggaagctgcttctgctccaatgcacattcccgaccacctggagactcttcctgaggaatggaatccagggGCGACTAGCCCACACGTGCATCCGAGGGCAGAGACAGCGAGGTTCCACTGTACTGGAATTGGTGGAATGCAGGAAAgacacagaagtacgatagggcaggtaagaaacggcCAAGAGCCCTACCTGCCCGTGGGTTTGCCAGTACAGGCAccgccgaccctaaaccccggtccgatcagaaagaggccactacaagcgcgggtggaaggatctccacgtcATGCTCCCGATCGTCACGTATTCGCAGAATTCCAGACCACTCCAGagtcagggaaagcagacaccgctaccgtcactcccccagcagcagtttccccagtaccacggagacctgacgctaccactgggatcccccctaaacccgctgcaaatgtcccaaagccagagactcagccaacagccccaagcacccaggttactcctccagcagacacaagccccacagaggctctaccagcagctcccaataCCCcaggtccacccttgctacacctaagggaccagagactgcggcttagccatgtgctgcgaccagacaggctggagttcgaccccagaaatcccggagccggcacgcacttcagccgctggcagagatgctttctgaattacatggaggggctgaggcatcagataaagagctattaa